Part of the Bacteriovorax stolpii genome, TGCGAGAATGGATAACGAAGTCTACAGAATTGAGAACCCGGAACTGGATATCCCTACAAGAAGAATCATGGGAACGGTGGCAGCGACTTATCATTTTGTAACCTTCTCTGATAACAAAAACAATTTCTATCTCACCGTAGCTGCTGGTCTTGGTAAGTCTGAGACCACTGTCGATGACGACAAAAGCTCAGGACGTGTCACTCTTTTACCAGAGGCCCGTTTAGGTTATATGATGCCTTTTTCAAAAAGTATGGCCATGGTTTTTGAAGGATCTGTTGAATCACTTAGCTCAACAGAAACTTTTTCAGACGGCACAGAACAAACAACGAACATTTTAAACTTCAGAGCGACCATTGGACTTAGATTCTAATGGCCGCTCTTTGTATCTCTTTTAAACTTCTTCAAATCTAGGGTCATTGTTTCCCGGAAGTGAGTATGACTCTCCAGAAACTTTCTTCATATATCCAACACTCGCTTTGACTTCAGGCTTTTTAATTGTTCTGACATTATCCTTAACGACTTCCCTTTGTGCTTCTTCCTCTTGTGCACCTTTAACTGTCACCACCAGAGTATCAACCACAGACTTCAGCGAATTTGCCTGGTATGAAAGAGACTCAGCAGCGGCCGCTGCCTGCGCCGATGTGGCCGCATTTGTCTGAGTCACCTGACCCAGGACATTCATCGCTTTTGTGATCTCTAAAACACCGCTGGATTGTTCTTCACAGGCCACTGCGATTTCATTCGTCATACTTGTAACCTCAGAAACCTTATGAACGATTTCTTCCAGGACATCTCCGCATTCTTTAGCAACCATTGTCCCCGATTCGATTTTCTCTTTTCCTTTACCAATCAGTCCTTCAACCTGAGTCGCTGTGTTTTTAACGATTGTTTCAACCTGGTGAATACTTTCTTCCAGCATTTTAGAGATCTCTAGAGAAGCGTTCCCTGAAACCTGTGCAAGCTTTCCTACTTCTTCAGCAACAACCGCAAACCCTTTTCCATGCTCACCAGCTCTGGCCGCTTCAACAGAAGCATTAAAGGAAAGAAGCTTTGTCTGAAAAACGATGTCGTTAATAATTTGTGTTTTCTTGGCAATCTCACCAATCACTTCAACAATTTTTGAAATCTCAGCATTACTGTGATTAATTTGCTTCATGATATCTGTATTCGAGTCATTGATTCCGTTAATCGCCATAATCATACTGTCGACAACTTCTTTCCCTTTAGAAGCACTTCCACGGCTGTCTAAGGCCATCTGGCTGGCGCGTTTAGCGTAGTCAGAGTTTTTCTGCACCATTGTACTCATCTCTTGAATGGAAGCAGCTGTCTCTTCTAATGAAGCTGACTGCTCAGTGGCCGCAGTTGAAAGCTCTTCAGAAGAAGCGGCAATCTGCTGAGAGGCTGAGGTCACCTGCAAAAAATTCTCTGAAAGGTTTTCAATAATAGTGTTCATGGATTTAGAAAGAGCTCTCAGGATCAAAGTCGCAATTCCTAATCCTAATGCAATCGTTAAAAGACTTGAAACTACAAAGAAAATCTTTGCTTCATCATAGTCTGTCTGTGCCATCAATGCTTCCTGATCAATATCTTTTTTTACTTGAGAACTTAATCCTTCTAAAATGGCCTCTGCCTCTTTTCTTAAAGTACGGCCATGCTCTTCAATCAAGTTTGCCGCTTCTTTGATTTTTTTATCGTGGGCCAGGCCTTCAACTTTTTGATCTAAGATAAACCACTCTTGATAAATCTTTTCAAAAGAAAGGAGAGATTGTAACTCTTCCCCTTTTAAAACATTCTTTCCTTCTTTAATAAGCGCTTTAATTTCTTCATCGCGCTTCTCAATTGATTCTTTTGCCGTTTTAAAAGCACCTTCTTCAACGTTAACGATATAGTTCTTCTCAATACTCTGCTGAAGATAAAACTTTTCTAAAAGCGCCTGAGTTTTATTGGCCTTATTCATTTGAACAATACTAATGTCCTGAAGAACATTATTAATTTTATTCATTTGATAAAAACCATTAAAGGCGACGGCGCCAATTCCAAAGACAAGGAAACCCATGGCCAAGTAAACCTTGGCACTTAAACCCCAGTTCTTCATTTTAAACCCCTATTAATTTTTTAAGCGACGAGTTTTAGTTCGTCTTCGAGATTGATAAGTAGGTGTAGTCTTTCGTTGTCACTGATGACTCCCTCTATATAATTTTTTTTGAATGTGATGAGATTCTCAGAAACGGGTTTGATCTCATCCGCCTTGGCGTCCAGGATACTAGAGACAGAATCGACTAAGACTCCAATGAGTTTGTCTTTGACCTCTAATATGATGATCGTCTTCCTGAAATTATCTTCGTCTGTTCTTAAATTTAACTTGAGACATAGATCAACAATCGGAATGATTATTCCTCGCACATTTATAATACCGCTTAAATGATTTGGATTGAGAGGAACAGGTGTAATATTTTTTTCTGCAATCACTTCTTTGATTTTTAGTATCGAGACTGCATAAGAATTATTTTCTAAACGAAACGAAATGTATTTCATAAATCTCCCCTCGAGAAACAGTTTAGTAAGGGAATGTTAAAAGATTATGGAGCTTTTAAATTTATGAAGTTAGTTGAATTTTTAGCGTGCATTTCATTTAGTAAACAACAAATAAACAAGGCCTCTTGCGAGGCCTTGTTATTTACTTTATAAGTCCAATCTCTCTCAATCTCTGAGTTAAGAATTCTCCTGCAGTAATTTCCGGCTGTGGAGTTCTTCCACCAGCACTCTCACAAGAAGGAATGCATTTTAAAATTGCATTCGAGTGTGGGTGAACGAAGAATGGCATAGAGAATCTTGCAGACCCGTCATCAGATGGGTTGATTACTCTGTGAGTTGTCGAAGGAAGAACATTGTTTGTAATTCTCGACATCATATCCCCTGTATCAACGACGATTTCACCTGGGCGAGACTCTACGTCTAACCAAGTTCCATCGCGCTCAAGAAGTTGAAGTCCTGAATCAGTCGCTCCAACCAGCATCGTGATAAGGTTGATATCTTCGTGAGCTGCTGCTCTGATTGAGTTCTTTGTATCTTGTCCTTTTGTAGGCGGGTAATGAATCATACGAATGATTGAGTTCCCGTCGTGAATCATATTTGAGAAATAATCACTTGGTACATCAAGACCCTTTCCGATTGCCTCAAGAAGAGTGACCGACGTTGCATCCATTGCTTCGTAAAGCTCGATGAATGTCTTTTTAAGTTCAGCAACTTCTGTTGGCCAGACGTTTTCAGGGTAAACACCTTTGTATGCACTTGTTGCTGCCAGTTCACGCCCAACGTGCCAGAACTCTTTTAGGTCCGGGTTCTTGTTGTCTTTAGCGTGTTCTGTTTTAAAAGGAGTGTATCCGCGTTGTCCGCCGTTGTTTCCTTTGTATTTAATTTTTGTTTCAAGAGGAAGATCAAAGAATTCTTTTACCAGCTCATAAGCGCGGTCAATTTTCTTTTGCTCAACTGTGTGGTCTTTTAGAATAATGAATCCGTAGTCTTTAAGACCGCCGAAGATATCATTAACAAACTTTACTTTGTCGTTTTGTGTCCCGTGAACATAACTTAAAAGACTAAGCTCTGGTACCTTTCTCATAAATCCCTCTCAAATTTCGTTTCTTGCACTATAGCAAGGCCCTTCGTTTTCTCCTCATAGAAAAGCCATAGCTACTGTATCTGATTTTTAGATATATCAGGATTTGGTTAAGGGCGCTTAAGTCATGAAAATATTATAGGTTTTGAGGGTCTAAAACACTAAAAACATGAGGAAAATCGGCCTATTTGAAGATAGCAGAGCCCACGCGAATGTAGTCCGCTCCTTCCCTTAGGGCCATTTTATAATCCTGGCTCATCCCCATGGAGAGCTTTAAATCCGAAAGCCCCAGCTCTTTTTGGGCCAGCTCGCGGGCATTTTTTAAATCGCCAAAGCATTTTAAAGCAGCGGCTTCAAAGTCTTCTGATCGCACAGACCCCATAGTCATGAGCCCATGGATCACCAGTTTTGGGCCTCCATGCTTTTTTAAAAAAAGCATACTCTCAAGCATCTCTTCCACTGTATCGAATCCCGACTTCTCGTCTTCATGAGAAGTGTTGAGCTGGAAAAAAAGTTTTAACTCTTCCCCTTTAAACTCTCCTTCTCTTTTAATGATTTCTTCCACGAGTTTTTTTGAACTCACAGAATGAATACTCCAAAGATTGGGGATTTTTAAAAGCTCTTTGACTTTGTTGGATTGCAGGTTTCCGATGAAGTGCCAGCGAACGTCTTTAAGCCCTCGAGTGGCAAAAGCAGCTGCTTTTTCTTCCAGGTCTTGCACGCGGTTTTCACCAAAATCCATTTGCCCCAACTCATAGGCCATGGCCACATCATCAATTGGTGAATACTTAGAAACAGCGACAAGAATTGAAGAACCAAGCTCCGCTTTTAATGAGCGGAGCCTTTGGTCTAAATCAGTTTTGATCATTTTTCTTTTTGAATTTAAACTTCGCTTCAACCTCAACGTCGTAGCGGTCTAAAATATCAGTGGCAATTTTTGAAGCGTCTACTTTCGAAAGATAATTTTTAATTTCTTCTCTGATCCCATTGGTGAAATCTTCTTTAGCGCCTTTGGCATTCTGGACAAGCCCAGAGAGGATTTCTTTTGGCAGAGGAAGATCTTCTAAAATTTTCTTAACCGACTCTTCCGTCATGAATGCAGCACCAACACCAACCGACACTACTTTTTTAATAATGCCTTCGATAGGTGAGCCTTTATTTTCTTTATCACTCATAACACTCGCTCCTTAGTCTTAAACAGATTTAGCGCGCTTAAAAAATGACTGCATCATCACTGGCAGGTTCTTTTCTGTTAGAGCAGAAAGAATTGCGTTTGGTGCAAACATTTTGAAATCAACTTCTAAAGTGTAAGTCACTTCAGTTTTCCCGTTGCCCAGGTCTTTTAGAGTCCAGTTACCATCGTTCTTTTTGAAAAGGTCACCTGATTCTAAAACCCATGAAACTTTAGTCGGACGAGATTGAGTTGTCGCTAAAGTGTATTTGAAGCTCTTAATTAAATTTACAGAGTATTCAACTTTCGCGCTTGTTTCATTCTGACTTAAAACTTTTGTTGAGCTTACGCCATCAACGAAATCAGGGTATTTTGCATAATCGACGATAACGTCATAAAGCTTGTTGATATCCACATCGACAACTTCAGTTCTAGAGGCACTTGCCATAACATTTTCTCCGTAAAATATTAGTCAGTAAATTAATAACGAGGTTTTGTATCAAAGTGGTGTTCAGCTTCAATGTGTCTGATCGTTCCAGAGCTTGATCTCATAACGATTGAGTGAGTGATTGCTCCCCATGACTTGAATTTTACACCTTGAAGGAAGTTCCCTGTTGTGACTCCAGTCGCAACAAACATAACGTTTCCGCGTGCAAGATCGTCTAGTTTGAAAACTTTGTTCAAATCAGTGATTCCCATTTTTTTAGCGCGGCCTTTTTCTTCGTCGTTTCTCCACTGAAGGATTCCCTGGAAGTCTCCGCCCATACATCTCATCGCTGCTGCCGCTAAAACACCTTCTGGTGCTCCACCGATACCAAAAAGGATATCCACTCCAGAGTTTGGATCACAACACGCGATCGCCGCAGAGACGTCACCGTCTCCGATTAACTGGATACGAGCACCAGCGTCTCTGATTTCCTGGATAAGTTCTTTATGGCGAGGACGATCTAAAACAATAGCTGTTAGATCGGCGATACGGCATTTTTTTGCTTCAGCAAGACGGCGTAGATTTTCTTTTGGTGATTCATTGATATCAATCAGCCCTTTTCCTTCGCGTCCGCAAGCAATTTTTTTCATATAAGTGTCTGGTGCGTGTAGGAAGTTTCCTTTTTCAGCAATGGCCATTACTGAAATTGAGTTGTAACCACCAGTCGCACACACTGTCGTTCCTTCAAGTGGATCAAGAGCGATTTCTAGCTCAGCCCCTTTTCCTGTTCCAACTTTTTCACCGATGTAAAGCATGGGAGCTTCATCGCGCTCGCCTTCACCGATAACAACAATGGCATCACATTCAACAGAATCAAGCATTGCTCTCATGGCATCAACAGCGGCCTGGTCTGCAGCTTTTTCATCTCCACGACCCATTAGACGGGCAGAAGCGATAGCGGCCATTTCAGTTACACGGACAAATTCCAAAGCAAGGTTACGATTCATTGATTGAACTCCAATTTTTAATAAAAGAGGTAAATGCCCTTTGATTATAAAAGGGTTCTGGGAGTTAGGAAAGAAAAAGTCACCTATGTGCTAGGTGACTTTTCTTGGTTTATCCGCCAAGTTTATAGATTAGAAATTCTTTAGCGTCTGTTGGCAGGTGATCGTCAGAGATTTTTCTCACAACGCCTAAGGCCATTTCGATTTTTTCTGCCACAACTGAGTCGTCGATCTGGAAAACAAACTCATCTTCCAATGACAGCGGAGTGTCCAGGTCTCTTTGAGTCATAACTCGACCTGTTTTTAGGCCCACACCTTCTTCCCACTCGATGAAATGCTCCATCATAAGAATTTGAAAGCGCGAAATCCCGGCACTCGCGTGCTCCCAGACATAAAGATCAAGAACACCATCGGCCTTTAGCCAGAACATCAGGTTGTTTGGCAGGTCGATAGACATGTCGGTTTTATGAAGTGGTTTAATATGCGAAACAATGTTGTCGAAAGATAAAAATGAGCGCATTTTTTCTTCAAAACTGATGCTCGAATCAAACGCTAGTCCCAATGAAGCTTCGCGCACCCATTGAATTCTCGCCTTGATAGAAACATTGATTCCTCTCCAGTGCAGCTCACCTTCGATTTTTGAGCCCACTTTATAATCATGAGTTCCGTCTTTGAAAGATAGTTGCATCCCTGTAAGTGAAATATCTTTAACTTCAAACACCATTTTAGCGCCCGAAGCTTCTTTAAAAATCATAAAACCAAAGGGAAAACGAGGAAAAACTCTTTTTTCCAGTTCCTGGTAATCGGTTTTAATTAAACTTAAGTGTCTTTCCAATTTTTTCTCCTAGTAAGCTTCACTACTCTTAGGTTAAAATAGAGTTACATTTATTATAAGAAGGAAAAAAATGAGTAACGAGTGGGAAATAGATAACCTTCCAAATCGCTTAACTATGTTCAGGGTGATTCTGATCCCTATTATTGTTTTCTCTATGTTTTCCGTGCTGGTCAACTACGAGTGGGCACGTCAGCATACAAAACTTCTCAACTATGTTGCCGCCTGGACGTTCGTCGCAGCTTCAATCACAGATTTCCTTGATGGCTTTATCGCCAGAAGAAAAAATATCGTGACTGTTTTTGGCTCTTTTTTAGACCCAATTGCTGATAAATTTCTGGTGATCTCTGCACTGATCATGCTTTTAGCGATGAACCGAGTGAATGTTTTAGTTGTTCTCATTCTCGTTCTGCGCGAGATGTACATCACCGCCCTTCGCCTGCTGGCCATTGAAAAAGGATTAAGTGTTCCAGTTGGTGCTTTAGGTAAATGGAAAACCGCTACACAAATGGTGGGTGTTCCCCTGCTTATGGCCTACGATGTCCCATGGGGAATCGATATGCCGTTAATCGGGACGATTCTTATTTATTTAGCTTCAATATTTTCACTTTACTCAGCCGTTGAATATTCATTGGGTCTGGTAGGTAAAATCCAAAAAATTAGAAAAGAGAAAAAACGCAAAAAAAACATAGAGGATGCGAGTGAACCAACTACTTAATGGAAAAACTATTCTTGTTACTGTTAGTGGACCAGATGGTCCCGGGATCACGGCGCGCTTAATGAGAATCATCAGCCAGTACAATGTCGACGTTCTCGACATGGGACAGGCCGTAACCCACGGGCTTCTTTCTCTAAGTTTCGTATTGGGCTTTAACGGAAACGAAAATAACCATAGCGGTAACGTGCTTAAGGACCTGCTCTTTGATGCCAACCTGATGGGGCTTTCTCTTTCTTACAAAGTCGTTGATAAACAAGTCGTGACTCCGGAAATGGAAGGCGAAAAATTTATCGTAACGTGCGTGTCTCCCCAAAAAGTGACAGCGAGTTTTGTTGCTGATTTGGCCCAAATCCTCGCCAACTATAAAATCAACATCGAGCGCATTGATAAAGTAAGCCCGAAGGAATTCTCTTCAATGGAGATTTCAACTTCGATCCCAAAAACTCTCGACAGCAAGGCCTTGAAGGCCGAACTGATGCAAGTTTCTACCAACCACAAAATCGATGTCGCTTTCTTAAAAGACAACGTCTTTAGAAGAAATAAGCGCATGATCGTCTTTGATATGGACTCGACGCTGATTCAAGCAGAAGTTATCGACGAGCTGGCAGAGCTTTGTGGTGTGGGTTCTGAAGTTAAAGAGATCACTCACAGAGCGATGAATGGTGAAATTGATTTCGATGAGTCTCTGCGCCTTCGCGTTTCAAAACTAAAAGGTCTTGAAGTCTCTCGTATGCAGGAAGTTTTAGAAAATCTTCCACTTACTCCAGGCGTAGAAGAATTTATTAAAACAATTAAAATCCTGGGATACAAAGTTGCACTCATCTCCGGGGGATTTACTTTCTTTGCCGACGCTTTAAAAAAGAAACTGGGACTAGACTACTCTTTTGCCAATGAACTTGAAGCAAAAGATGGGGTTCTTACTGGTAACGTGACAGGGACCATCGTCAACGCTAACCAAAAAGCGATCTTAGTAAAACTAATCGCTCAACAAGAAAATATTTCACTAGAACAAGTCGTAGCTATTGGAGATGGGGCCAACGATCTTCCGATGCTGGCGACAGCAGGTTTGGGGATTGCTTTCCACGCTAAAGACGTAGTGAGAAAAGAAGCCCAACAACATCTTTCACACGGGCCAATGACTTCAATTTTATACTTCCTGGGTATTCCGGGACCAAACAGCAATTAAGAGAAAGAGACATCAATGTTAAGAGAACTATTACAAAGTAAAATTCATAAAGCGACTGTGACAGAGGCTGACCTATCTTATATCGGATCTATCACTATCGATCAGGACCTTCTGGATCGCATTGATCTATGGCCAGGACAGAAAGTCACAGTGGTAAGCAACACGTCAGGAAACCGCTTAGAAACCTACGTGATCTCTGGACCGCGTGGCTCGGGAATGGTTTGCATCAATGGTGCAGCTGCTCTCTTAATAAAAAAAGGTGAAGAAGTTATCATTTTCAGTTACGCTTTAAGTGACAGGGCCATTACCCCAAAATGTATTTTAGTTGATGCTCACAACAAGTATATTCAGGATTTGTAATTGATGTTTGAATCGCGAAGCTCTCAGCGTTTAGTTATAAAGTGCGATGAAAATGAATCGCGCTTTCCTATTGAGGTTTTAAACCTCTGGGACTTAACAGAGCTCGAGATTATCGGCGGAAATTTCACTTACTTCCCCGAAGATATCAGTATCCTTAAAAAACTAAAAAAACTCAGCCTGATCTCCACTAAGATTGCCATAATTCCCAAAGAAGTTTTCGAGCTTCCTGTGCTTCAGTATTTGAGCCTGAAAAATAATCGTTTATCAGAACTTCCTGAACTAAAAAGCAGGTCTCATTTAAAAGAGCTTATCTTAGGAAGAAACAACTTAAGTGCGAAATCGTTAGAAAACTTTTTTAACGAGATTCCTAATCTTCACTACCTGGATTTAGGGAACAATCGAATCGAAGAAATCCCTTATAGTCTTTATCGCCTACAGAAACTAAGGCGCTTAAATTTAGAAAATAATAAACTTAATGAACTGCCACTTAAACTGAAAGAACTAAAAAACCTTCACCACCTTTCAGTGGAAAACAATCCCTTCCCAATCAAAGAAAAAGAAAGCATCGAACGCAATTTCAAAATTACTTTTTAACTTAGATCTTAATTCTGGCGTTGGCCTTTCTTAAACGGTCTAAGAGCGTGTGTAGTAGCGCCGTAAACCACTTAGGAAGCCCGTTAAGAGTCGCTTCCAGCTTCTCATGAGGAACAATAACAAGAACGCATTCTGTGACGGCCTTAACCGATGCAGAACGTGGATGTTTGTCTAAAAAGGACATCTCACCAACCAGCTCTCCTGAAATGATCGAGCCGATCTGGTGTTCTTTATCGCCTTTTCTTTTAAAGACGGAAAGAGTTCCAGACTGAAGATAATACATTTCTGTACTCTCTTCACCTTCGCGCAGAAGATAGTCTCCAGGATTTAGTCTGATGGACTCTTTAGACATAAAAACATCCTTATTTTTGAGCACCTAAAATTCTTAAAACTTTTTCCTGGAACTGTTTTTCATCAAAAGGCTTAACCATGAAGTTCTTCACTCCGCCCTGGATGATTTTAGCGATCAGGTCTTTTTCCAAAGTCCCTGACACCACCAGAATATTGTCCTTACTGTTGATGCTGTTAGCATCGAATTCACCGATTAGGTCATAACCTGTTTTTTTCGGCATGCTGATATCCAGACAGATTAAAGCAAATTTTTGATTGCGCAGTTTTTGAGTCGCCGTAATTCCATCGTGAGCAAACACGATATTTTTAAAACATCCCATGTGCTCGCAATACTCTCTTAGAATTTCACAAATAGCTTTGTCATCATCACAAATTAAAACATCTCTTTGCATTTTCTTTTCAAGAGGAGCGCTCATAATTTTTCACCTGACCTTAAATGTTATCCTTCACTTTTTGTCTTAATGCTTCATATTCTTTTGGAAGCTTCTCATTTTTAAAGATGCTGTTGAGAAGACTTGCAAGTCTGATTCCGGCCTGACGTAAACGAAGCTCCATTGTGGGCTTCATTCTAAAGTGGTACTCGTAAGTTAAATTCTCACTTCCACCAGTGTCATAAACTAACCCTCTTAGATCCTGTGACTCTTTGGCCCAGTCTAAGAATGTCCCTTTGCTGTAGTCTTTTTTCTCATCGCTTGTGAAATGATTTAAATAAGTCGAGTACTCTGTGTAAGAGAGTTGTTCGAAATCCACAATGCTCTCATCCCAGATAGCATGCAGATTTGTCTCACCTTTAAACCATCTCAGGCGTACAGTGTTTCCTCCGCGGTCTTCAGCAATCCCCACATGAAGCGGCTGGTGAAGATCTCCCATCATGTGCACCATGAATTTAAGAGCAAAGGCCTTATCTTCTTTTGATTTTTTTGGGTCTCTTAAAGTTTCTTCCATGCGAAAAAGTCCTTCGATCACGTCGCCGTCTTTAGAGCGCTTTTGATCGAAATACGTTTTCCCTGTAGGAATGCTGGCGTAGTGCCATGGAGCTGTGTAATCGAAAGCTTTATTTGACCTGATCTCATCAGAAAAAGTCGCTACTCGAGAAAGATCTTCAACACCTAAGAGATCTTTCACACCTTTTTGAGCATCTGTATTTAAGTTTCTCTGGGCGATTTCAGCGACAATTCGATGTCCTGTTTTTCCCCATGAAAAAGCCTTAGGTGAAATGGATAATACTGCACAAACTAATAATACTTTTTTAAATGTCACACTTTGCTCCAAATAAACATTTCTTTTTAACAGTCTTGGCAACCGAAGCTGGAACGAATTTCTCCCAACCCTCTGTCCCATCCTGGATCATTTTTAACACTCTTCTTGACCAGATTGAGATCACTTCAGGATTGTAGTCCTCAATATCCTCAATCAGATGATTTTCTTTTAAATACATTAAAAGAAACGTCATATCGTCACTAACCTGCATAGACTCAATAGTCTGGATCTCACTATTTTCTTCATCGCGTGCAGGATAAATATAAAGCCTTGTATTTGGCTCCAACAATCTCCCGATTGATCCGACTAAACCCAAACCACATCGGTTACCGTCGTACTTGCTCTTATTTAAGATTTCTTCAAGATTATATGAGGCCATCACAAATCCGATTTTTTTCTTAGCGTATTTTGTAAAGAACATGTTCAGGTCACTGTAAGACTCTGAATTAGAAATTAAAACCTTCTGCCCCAAAGAGGACAACAGGTCCACACGGGCCAGGAAGTCTTCGTTATCCACAGTACCGCGGTCAAGTAAAAGTGACATACTGATTTCTGGAATCACGATTATGTTTTCCTGCTCACTCTTATCCAGTGAGGCCCTGAATTTTCTAAGCCCACACTCCAGCATGTCTAAACTTAAATTAGTTGGTGGTCTATAACCTCCGCGCACAACCAGCACGTTCTTTTTATAAAGAACTTCAGAGGCCTGAAGCACGTTTCCGTTTTCATCAAAAATAACGGCTTCACAAAGCTTGCTCTTAACCAGTTCAAGACATAACAGACGGCTGTCGATGCCGTGAAAAGCAGCACCTTTGGCACTGATCATGTCGATCTTAATTCTCGATGTCGTTAAACTGTCCATCAAGCTTGCGATAAACTCTTCACTATTTTGAGCTAAATAATAAGCCGCATAGATTAAGTTCACACCGATATAACCTAAGGCCTCTTGCTGTTGAACGTTTTCAGCATCAAGCATGCTTACGTGCATGATCACTTGAGAAGGTTCTGCTTTTGGCTCATGTTGGAATTTCACTCCAATCCAGCCGTGGTTCTCACCTGTCCCCTTAAATGATTTTGCCGATACAGTGTTGGCAAAAGCAAAGTAAGTGGTCTCTGTTGTTCTCACATTTTCTAAACGCGACACTAGTGTTTCATATTCAGTGTCGAGCATTTTTTGTAAACGCTCTTCACAAACATAACGGCCGGTTTTTTCTCTGCCGTAAATGGCATCACTCATAGTCATGTCATAAGCAGAAATACTTTTAGCAATCGTCCCGGCCGCACCACCAGCGCGGAAAAAATGGCGTGCCACTTCCTGACCTGCACCGATCTCGGCGAAGGTTCCGTAAATTTTGCTATTAAGATTGATCTCTAGAGCTTTTTGTCTCTGCCCCAGTCCCATGGTTACCTCTTAAAAAAATGAAATTGTTTCTCTCTAATGATAGCTATAA contains:
- the serB gene encoding phosphoserine phosphatase SerB; protein product: MNQLLNGKTILVTVSGPDGPGITARLMRIISQYNVDVLDMGQAVTHGLLSLSFVLGFNGNENNHSGNVLKDLLFDANLMGLSLSYKVVDKQVVTPEMEGEKFIVTCVSPQKVTASFVADLAQILANYKINIERIDKVSPKEFSSMEISTSIPKTLDSKALKAELMQVSTNHKIDVAFLKDNVFRRNKRMIVFDMDSTLIQAEVIDELAELCGVGSEVKEITHRAMNGEIDFDESLRLRVSKLKGLEVSRMQEVLENLPLTPGVEEFIKTIKILGYKVALISGGFTFFADALKKKLGLDYSFANELEAKDGVLTGNVTGTIVNANQKAILVKLIAQQENISLEQVVAIGDGANDLPMLATAGLGIAFHAKDVVRKEAQQHLSHGPMTSILYFLGIPGPNSN
- the panD gene encoding aspartate 1-decarboxylase encodes the protein MLRELLQSKIHKATVTEADLSYIGSITIDQDLLDRIDLWPGQKVTVVSNTSGNRLETYVISGPRGSGMVCINGAAALLIKKGEEVIIFSYALSDRAITPKCILVDAHNKYIQDL
- a CDS encoding leucine-rich repeat domain-containing protein, which encodes MFESRSSQRLVIKCDENESRFPIEVLNLWDLTELEIIGGNFTYFPEDISILKKLKKLSLISTKIAIIPKEVFELPVLQYLSLKNNRLSELPELKSRSHLKELILGRNNLSAKSLENFFNEIPNLHYLDLGNNRIEEIPYSLYRLQKLRRLNLENNKLNELPLKLKELKNLHHLSVENNPFPIKEKESIERNFKITF
- a CDS encoding Crp/Fnr family transcriptional regulator, with the translated sequence MSKESIRLNPGDYLLREGEESTEMYYLQSGTLSVFKRKGDKEHQIGSIISGELVGEMSFLDKHPRSASVKAVTECVLVIVPHEKLEATLNGLPKWFTALLHTLLDRLRKANARIKI
- a CDS encoding response regulator codes for the protein MSAPLEKKMQRDVLICDDDKAICEILREYCEHMGCFKNIVFAHDGITATQKLRNQKFALICLDISMPKKTGYDLIGEFDANSINSKDNILVVSGTLEKDLIAKIIQGGVKNFMVKPFDEKQFQEKVLRILGAQK
- a CDS encoding S1/P1 nuclease, with product MTFKKVLLVCAVLSISPKAFSWGKTGHRIVAEIAQRNLNTDAQKGVKDLLGVEDLSRVATFSDEIRSNKAFDYTAPWHYASIPTGKTYFDQKRSKDGDVIEGLFRMEETLRDPKKSKEDKAFALKFMVHMMGDLHQPLHVGIAEDRGGNTVRLRWFKGETNLHAIWDESIVDFEQLSYTEYSTYLNHFTSDEKKDYSKGTFLDWAKESQDLRGLVYDTGGSENLTYEYHFRMKPTMELRLRQAGIRLASLLNSIFKNEKLPKEYEALRQKVKDNI
- a CDS encoding nicotinate-nucleotide adenylyltransferase, producing the protein MGLGQRQKALEINLNSKIYGTFAEIGAGQEVARHFFRAGGAAGTIAKSISAYDMTMSDAIYGREKTGRYVCEERLQKMLDTEYETLVSRLENVRTTETTYFAFANTVSAKSFKGTGENHGWIGVKFQHEPKAEPSQVIMHVSMLDAENVQQQEALGYIGVNLIYAAYYLAQNSEEFIASLMDSLTTSRIKIDMISAKGAAFHGIDSRLLCLELVKSKLCEAVIFDENGNVLQASEVLYKKNVLVVRGGYRPPTNLSLDMLECGLRKFRASLDKSEQENIIVIPEISMSLLLDRGTVDNEDFLARVDLLSSLGQKVLISNSESYSDLNMFFTKYAKKKIGFVMASYNLEEILNKSKYDGNRCGLGLVGSIGRLLEPNTRLYIYPARDEENSEIQTIESMQVSDDMTFLLMYLKENHLIEDIEDYNPEVISIWSRRVLKMIQDGTEGWEKFVPASVAKTVKKKCLFGAKCDI